The Niabella beijingensis genomic interval AGGCCGACAAGATCATCGTGCTGGATAAAGGCGTATTGGTAGAAATGGGCTCTCATGAAGCGCTGATGCAGCAGAATGGCTTTTATGCCCGGCTGCATAAAATGCAGTTTGAGCAGCAACAGACCTCATCCACCCCGGTATAAATATATTTTCCCGCCTCCCCTTCCCCGGTTTTCAAAACCCGTTACTTTTGCTTTTCCGAATTTAGTGCAGTTTTTTTTAATCCGAGGCAACCCCTGACAGGAAATTGCTGTATGTACAGTATATAAACCATTTCATAACCTCATTCATAGTGTTTGTCAGTACCTCCTAAGACCGAGTATAGCCTGTCGAGTATTGTAGGTGGCTGTAAGTTGGGCACCCCCTCCTGGCAGAGGCGGTTGTATGAACAGTATTTCGGGTTTGCCCTTTCGGTTTGCATGAGGTATACCTCCTCAAAAGAGGAAGCACTTGAAATGGTCAATGACGGATTTGTGCGGGTATTCAGGGGCATAGCGCAGTTTCAGGAACCGGGCGACCAGGATCTTTTATCAAGAATCTTTATGAGCTGGTTAAAGAAAATAATGATCCATACTAGCATCAACCATTACAAAGCTGCTAAACGAACGGCAGACCGGGTCGATAGCAGCACAGACCATCCGGATGTAGCGGCTGCAGGCAGCGCGGTTGATGATATGGCTTACCTGGACCTGGTAAAGCTGATCCAACGGTTAAGTCCGGCCTACCGCAACACCTTCAGCCTGTTTGCCATCGAAGGATACAGCCATGAAGAAATAGCAAAGACACTGGGCATTTCAGTAGGTACGTCAAAAACCAACCTCATGAAGGCCCGCAAAAATCTCAGGGAAATGCTGGAGCAATTAAATGAGTAAAAAATTTTCACATATGAACGATGAAGAGTTGGATCAACTCTTTCGCGATGCAGCCAGCCGTTTTCAGCCTCCGGATGCCCCGGAAGGCGCATGGGAAGCGTTTTACAGGACGAAAATGCTCCCTGCCGAAAAAAACACCCGACAACGCCGGTTCTTTATACCATGGCGTTACATGCAGCTTGCAGCAGCCGTGCTGCTGCTGATTGCCACCGGCCTGGTGTTTTTTCTGAAGCAGGCCCCCCTGGCAGGTCTTGGCGGAATCAGCTCAAACGACAGGGAGCCTTCCGGTATCCTAAAAAGCGAAACATCTCCACCTGTCGAAGAAGGCGGTCTTCCTCCTGCTTTTATGCCGGGCGGCACTGCAGACAATTACCCGGCGAAGGGCGGCGCACCGGATCTGGCAGCCATGATTCCACAAAAGAACCTCTATCCGGTTATCAGCAGCGGCCCACCTGCTTTTAATATCCCGGAAAAGGGGGCAAAGACGCAGCAGCATGCCGATACTGCGGCTGCCCGGAAGCCGTTCTTTTCATTACGTGATAAACCGGCAGGCGAACGTCCGGCCCAGCCTGCCCTGCCCGGCTTTTACGATCCGTCTCCGTCAACGGAAACTTCCAGGGGAAGAACTGCGACCACCCGCTGGCAGGTGGGACTGCTGGCGGGTTCCAACCTGGGAATGGTGCGGGGTACTGTTTCCAGTAAGCCGGGACTGAATGCCGGTGTACTGGTGCAGCGAAAGCTGGGGCAGTCCCGCTTCTCCCTTGAGTCGGGTGTGGTGTATGAATCTATGACCTATGATGTGAACAACGCCGACTTCAATCCCAACGGAAACCCGGTGTCCTCCCGGGTATCCAATATCGAAGGAGCCTGTACCATGGTAGATGTACCGGTAAATGTCCGTTATGACGTAGTGGCCTCTAAAAAGAACAAAGCGTTTATAAGCACGGGCGTATCGCCCACTGTGATCGTAAAACAAAGCTATATCTATGATCTGGATCAGGGGGATGGGCCGGTCCAGATCAACCGGGATGTTTCCGGCAGGGGAAAAAGTGTTTATGCCGTTGCCAATCTTTCCATCGGCTACGAGCAGAAATGGAATCATGTATCTGTTCAGATCGCGCCCTATGTAAAGATCCCGATGGGTGAGATCGGATATGGAAATCTGAGCCTGGGCGGAGTAGGCACACAAATTTCTATCAAAAAAGATCTGTAATGCAATAGTATAGTAACATATAATCCTCTTATTCAATTTAAATCTGTAATCATGAAAAAAAATTCTTTTTTTTCAACGGGAATCTTATTGGCATGTATTGCCGTTTCGCTCGCAAACTGCGGCGGCGACAAAGAAAATTCAATAGACAATCCTCCTCCCGCAGATCCCTGCGATGGTGTTAACGCAAAATTTGCAGCAAACGTGCTTCCCCTGATCCAGGCAAAATGCCAGGGCTGTCATAAAACCGGAGGCGGAGCTCCTTTTGCGCTGGAGACCTATGACCAGATAAAAGCAAAAGCCTCCAATATAAAAGATGCAGCTGTTACCAACAGCCGGATGCCCAAGGGCGGGCCGGCCCTCACCGCGGCAGAGAAGAAAACCCTGGGTTGCTGGATCGACGGCGGAGCCATAAATAACTAGCATCATGAAAAAAGGAAAACTGGTTTTGCTGCTCTTGCTCATCATCATTGTGCTGGGCGCCGGCTACGCTTATTATCAGTACAACAGAAAGCCCGCCGACATAAAAACAGCGGAGGCCGAAATCCGGACAGGTGCCGGTGAGCTGATTGCCGCATTTAATAACGATGAAGCAACAGCCAATAAGAAGTATGTGGAGAAGATCATTGCTGTTACGGGAAAGATCACGGACATACAGATCGACACAGCCGGGCAGGCAACCGTTTTTCTCGACAGCGGAGATCCGCTGGCATCGGTTACCTGCAGCTTTTATGATACGGAAGCCGCCGCAGTAAAAGATCTGTCCGCAGGCAGACAGGTGACCATCAAAGGAGTTTGCACCGGCAAGCTGATGGATGTGGTGCTTAATAAATGCAGTATTGTTCAATAAATTTTTTACAATGAAAAAAACAGCCCTCACTATTTGTATCCTTATTGTATCCGCAGCAGCGGTACCCGCACAAAGATATTTTACAAAAACCGGTACCATCTCCTTTGAAGCCGGAACGGCACTGGAAGACATAGAGGCCAGCAATAAATCAGCCACCAGCGTTTTTGATGCAGCAACCGGACAGCTGGAATTTGCCGTACTGGTAAAAGGTTTTGAATTTCGGCGGGCGCTGATGCAGGAGCATTTTAATGAGAATTATATGGAAAGCAGTAAATACCCCAAGGCCGCATTTAAAGGCAGGATGAACCTCCAGGGCATCTCCTTCCAGAAGCCCGGCAGCTATCCTGTTACTGTAAAAGGCACTCTGGAACTGCACGGTGTAAAAAAAGAGATCACCACCACAGGAACCCTGAAGGTCTCCGGCAGTACCGTACAGGCCATTGCAAAATTTCCGGTAACCATCAGTGACTATAACATTTCCATTCCGGGGGTCGTCCGCGATAAAATCGCGAAGACAGCCCTGGTGGCTGTTAACTGTAACTACTCCGTTTTAAAATAACTGTTCACCTGAAAACCAAACCACATGAAGTATCTGGCAGCAGCATTCCTGCTCTTTATAGCACCGTTGATCAGGGCCCAGGAAACCGACCTTATCGGTCTGGTCGATTCAGCAGGCTCCGGCACAAAAACAGCGATCACCGGCGCTTTTAAATCGAGCCGTGTTATCAATGGCCACTCCATCGAATTTATCGGAAAAAAAGTGCTGGACGTGCGCATCCTGCACCGCTTCGGAAGGGTCAATGACGGTATCGGGGAACTATTCGGACTGGATCAGGCTTCCATGCGTATGGGCTTTGATTATGGCCTTGGCAAAAACCTGACAATAGGGGTCGGGCGCAGCACCGCCGGCAAGGAGCTGGATGGGTTTATCAAATACCGGCCTGTTCAGCAGGCCACTGGTGGAAAAGGCGCTTCCCCCGTCTCCGTCGTGCTGGTAGCCGGCAGTGCCCTTACCACGGCAAAATTTGCAGAGGATGCCCGGTTCACCAGCACAAAGCACCGCCTGGCTTACTACAGCGAAGTGATCGTCGGCCGGAAATTTACGGAAGCCTTCAGCCTGCAACTCTCCCCCACCTATGTACACCGCAACCTGGTGATTGAACCTACCGATGACAACGACACTTACGCATTGGGCATCGGCGGCCGGCTGAAAATTTCGAAACGCGTAGCCTTTGTAGCCGATTACCAGTATGTGATCTCCGGACTGAACAAGGACCTGTACAAAAATCCGCTGTCGGTCGGATTTGATATTGAAACCGGCGGGCATGTATTCCAGCTGCATTTTTCCAATGCCACCGGTATGAACGAGAAAGCCTTTATCACCAATACCACAGACAGCTGGGGCAGTGGGGAGATCCGGTTCGGGTTCAATCTTTCCCGGGTCTTTACCATCGGCAAGAAAAAGTCTAAACCAATACCGGAATCCTGATACGGCTAAAACATATTCTTAAATCTTAAACCGAAAAATTATGAACTATTTCCAACAGGCCATATTCCGGCGGACCGGGATCTTACATATAATTGCCTCCCTTCTAATGATAACCATTTGCAGTTGTTCCAGTGATGACAGCTATACCCCGCCCACACCCGAAACACAGGTAAAACTGGCTGCCAGCACCACCTATGGTGATTATCTCGTGGATAAGGATGGGAGAACGCTTTATTTCTTCGCCAACGATTCGGCGACCGTAAACACGTGTTTTTCTGCAGGTTGTAAAGCCTTATGGCCGGTATTTTTTGCGGGCATCAATGCGCAGACCATCGGAAACGGCCTGAACATCAATGATTTTGACACCATCGGCACTGGCGCTTCTATGCAACTGGCTTACAAGGGCCGGCCGCTTTATTATTATGCCCCGCTTTCAAACGGCACCAATGTACCGGAGACGGCAGGACAGATCGGGGGAGAGGGTGTCGGGAATAACTGGTTCGTGGCAAAACCCGATTATACCATCACCCTTACCAACGCACAACTGGTGGGCCAGGATGGCAATAAATACGACTCTACCCTGGTGGTGATCACCGGTAACAGCAAGACCCGCTACCTGACCGATGCCCGGGGCATTACGTTGTATGCGTTTACCAATGACAAATTGAATACCAGCAACTGCGTCGAAGGCTGTGCTGCCATATGGCCGGTTTATGAAACGGAGAAGATCGTTGTTCCGTCCTATCTGGAAAAATCCAGTTTCTCGGTAATTACCTATCCTTCCGGCAAAAAACAACTGACCTATAACGGCTGGCCGCTTTATTATTATGCATCAGACAATATGACGATGGGGCTCAATAAAGGAGTGTCGGTCAACCATCCCAAATGGCCGGTGGTGGTACGAAGCCGGGCTGCGGCGCCGGCACCGTGATGAATTATGCAGAGGTTCGATAGGTTTATATGAAAGCCGTCTTCTAAAAAAATTGAAGGCGGCTTTATTCATTGGTGGTCCCAAGATATTTAGTAACCTGAAGCGGTGACAAACAAAAAAATACCCGGAAGAAGACCCTCTATTGATTGCTGAAATCGATGAGGTCAACGTCCCCTTTTTTCATATCAATCATCTCATCCCCAATAAAAAGGCGGTAAACCGGCCCAAAGGCCAGATCGGCGTCATCGAACGGAAGCGGATCAAAAAAATCCGGGAGGAAGCGCCTGGCAACCGCTAAAAACTTTAAATACCCGCCTGTAAATGCCCTTTTTTATCCATTTCAGCCTTATCTTTGCCGCAAATTTCAGAGCAGTATGGGTTTTAAATGGTTCAAATCCTTTATGGTAGCGGCTTTAAGCCTTTTTTTGGTGTCTTCGGCACAGTCCGTTTTTGCACAACATGAGGAGCATGCGGAGGGACCTGCCACAGAGGAAAAGTTTAACCCGGGGGAAGCCATCCTGCACCACATTGCCGATGCCCACGAATGGCATTTTTTCTCTCTGAAAAAAGCCGATGGAACTGAATTCCATGGCACGATCCCCCTGCCGGTACTCCTGTACTCGCCCCAGCGCGGTTTCAGTGCTTTTATGTCTTCTGCGTTCCACCACGGGGCGGAGGCACACAACGGATACAAGCAGGAACATGGAAAGATCATAGCTGTGGATGAAGCCGGCAACCCGGATGATACCGTGAAAGTATACGATTTCTCCATGACCAAGAACGTGGTTCAGATGCTGATTGCACTGATTGTTCTGGTATGGCTGCTGATCACTGTGGCCAAAAAATACAAAACCGGCCAGGGTGTTACTTCGGCTCCCAAAGGCATGCAGAACGCCATTGAACCCGTGATCACCTTTGTACGGGACGATGTGGCCAAACCCAATCTGGGACCCAAGTACCAGAAATTCCTGCCTTATTTACTGACCGTCTTCTTTTTTATCTTAATCAATAATATTTTCGGATTACTGCCGGGTGCTGCCAACGTAACAGGAAACATTGCGTTTACGGCCATGCTGGGGATCATTTCCTTTTTTGTGATCCTGTTTAATACGAACGGCCATTACTGGCAGCATATCTTCTGGTTCCCGGGGGTGCCCCTGCCGGTGAAGATCCTGATGATGCCGGTAGAGCTGCTGGGTGTATTCACCAAACCCTTTGCCCTCATCATCCGTTTGTTCGCCAACATGACCGCAGGACACATCATCATTCTGAGCTTTGTAAGCCTGATCTTCATCTTTACCGAAATGTCAAAAACTGCCGGTATCGCTTTCACCCCGGTTTCCATTGCCTTTGCGGTATTCATCTATTTAATCGAAATTCTGGTAGCGTTCATCCAGGCATATATCTTCACCAACCTTACTGCAGTGTTCATCGGCGGTGCCATTGGTGATCATCATTATGAGGAAGACATCGTTACCCATCATTAATACGTTTTTTATTTTAAATCAATTATAAAATCAGAGTCATGAGTTTAATGAACACTTTGTTGGAAGTAAGCGGAAGCTGGTCTCACTTTGGTGGTGCCGTAGGCGCTGGCCTTGCTGCTATTGGTGCCGGTATCGGTATCGGTCAGATTGGTAAAGGCGCTACTGAAGGTATCGCCCGTCAGCCGGAAGCTGCTAACGACATCCGTGGCGCTATGATCTTAACTGCTGCGTTTATCGAGGGTGTTGCCCTGTTTGCGGTAATCGCCGGTTTATTGGCCGTACTGAAGTAAGATCAACGTTCACGAACAAAACCTTACTGTACCCGGCGCAAAGGGCAATGGGTACAGTTATTTTAAAAAATTATTCGCTTCTGGTTTGAAGTTTTTAGTTTGAGGTACGAACCTCCGGTAAGAAACCCAAAACAATAAACAGATCAAAATGGAATTATTAACTCCCAACCTCGGTTATTTTGTGTGGGCACTGGTTGCCTTCATCGTTGTATTTGTCATACTGAAAAAGTTTGCCTGGAAGCCCATCATCAAAATGTTGAATGAGCGGGAACAAAATATTGCCGGAGCCATTGCTTCTGCAGAAAAAGTAAAGGCGGAAATGGCCCAGCTGCAAAGCGAGAATGAGGCATTGCTGGAAAAAGCACGCGAAGAACGGGCCCAGCTGCTGAAAGAGGCACGCGAAACAAAGGATAAGATCGTAAATGAAGCCAAGGAGCAGGCTAAAACAGAGGCCAGCAAGATCATTGCAGACGCACAGCAGGCCATCAATGCACAAAAAATGGCAGCGCTTACCGATGTAAAGAATGAAGTGGGTAAAATGGTGATCGAAGTAAGTGAAAAAGTGCTGAAGCATCAACTTGCCGGACAGG includes:
- a CDS encoding outer membrane beta-barrel protein; its protein translation is MNDEELDQLFRDAASRFQPPDAPEGAWEAFYRTKMLPAEKNTRQRRFFIPWRYMQLAAAVLLLIATGLVFFLKQAPLAGLGGISSNDREPSGILKSETSPPVEEGGLPPAFMPGGTADNYPAKGGAPDLAAMIPQKNLYPVISSGPPAFNIPEKGAKTQQHADTAAARKPFFSLRDKPAGERPAQPALPGFYDPSPSTETSRGRTATTRWQVGLLAGSNLGMVRGTVSSKPGLNAGVLVQRKLGQSRFSLESGVVYESMTYDVNNADFNPNGNPVSSRVSNIEGACTMVDVPVNVRYDVVASKKNKAFISTGVSPTVIVKQSYIYDLDQGDGPVQINRDVSGRGKSVYAVANLSIGYEQKWNHVSVQIAPYVKIPMGEIGYGNLSLGGVGTQISIKKDL
- the atpF gene encoding F0F1 ATP synthase subunit B, with the translated sequence MELLTPNLGYFVWALVAFIVVFVILKKFAWKPIIKMLNEREQNIAGAIASAEKVKAEMAQLQSENEALLEKAREERAQLLKEARETKDKIVNEAKEQAKTEASKIIADAQQAINAQKMAALTDVKNEVGKMVIEVSEKVLKHQLAGQDKQEEYINSLVDSIKLN
- a CDS encoding DUF5777 family beta-barrel protein, whose amino-acid sequence is MKYLAAAFLLFIAPLIRAQETDLIGLVDSAGSGTKTAITGAFKSSRVINGHSIEFIGKKVLDVRILHRFGRVNDGIGELFGLDQASMRMGFDYGLGKNLTIGVGRSTAGKELDGFIKYRPVQQATGGKGASPVSVVLVAGSALTTAKFAEDARFTSTKHRLAYYSEVIVGRKFTEAFSLQLSPTYVHRNLVIEPTDDNDTYALGIGGRLKISKRVAFVADYQYVISGLNKDLYKNPLSVGFDIETGGHVFQLHFSNATGMNEKAFITNTTDSWGSGEIRFGFNLSRVFTIGKKKSKPIPES
- a CDS encoding RNA polymerase sigma factor — protein: MSVPPKTEYSLSSIVGGCKLGTPSWQRRLYEQYFGFALSVCMRYTSSKEEALEMVNDGFVRVFRGIAQFQEPGDQDLLSRIFMSWLKKIMIHTSINHYKAAKRTADRVDSSTDHPDVAAAGSAVDDMAYLDLVKLIQRLSPAYRNTFSLFAIEGYSHEEIAKTLGISVGTSKTNLMKARKNLREMLEQLNE
- the atpB gene encoding F0F1 ATP synthase subunit A; translated protein: MVAALSLFLVSSAQSVFAQHEEHAEGPATEEKFNPGEAILHHIADAHEWHFFSLKKADGTEFHGTIPLPVLLYSPQRGFSAFMSSAFHHGAEAHNGYKQEHGKIIAVDEAGNPDDTVKVYDFSMTKNVVQMLIALIVLVWLLITVAKKYKTGQGVTSAPKGMQNAIEPVITFVRDDVAKPNLGPKYQKFLPYLLTVFFFILINNIFGLLPGAANVTGNIAFTAMLGIISFFVILFNTNGHYWQHIFWFPGVPLPVKILMMPVELLGVFTKPFALIIRLFANMTAGHIIILSFVSLIFIFTEMSKTAGIAFTPVSIAFAVFIYLIEILVAFIQAYIFTNLTAVFIGGAIGDHHYEEDIVTHH
- the atpE gene encoding ATP synthase F0 subunit C, yielding MSLMNTLLEVSGSWSHFGGAVGAGLAAIGAGIGIGQIGKGATEGIARQPEAANDIRGAMILTAAFIEGVALFAVIAGLLAVLK
- a CDS encoding c-type cytochrome, which encodes MKKNSFFSTGILLACIAVSLANCGGDKENSIDNPPPADPCDGVNAKFAANVLPLIQAKCQGCHKTGGGAPFALETYDQIKAKASNIKDAAVTNSRMPKGGPALTAAEKKTLGCWIDGGAINN
- a CDS encoding YceI family protein, with the translated sequence MKKTALTICILIVSAAAVPAQRYFTKTGTISFEAGTALEDIEASNKSATSVFDAATGQLEFAVLVKGFEFRRALMQEHFNENYMESSKYPKAAFKGRMNLQGISFQKPGSYPVTVKGTLELHGVKKEITTTGTLKVSGSTVQAIAKFPVTISDYNISIPGVVRDKIAKTALVAVNCNYSVLK
- a CDS encoding OB-fold putative lipoprotein: MKKGKLVLLLLLIIIVLGAGYAYYQYNRKPADIKTAEAEIRTGAGELIAAFNNDEATANKKYVEKIIAVTGKITDIQIDTAGQATVFLDSGDPLASVTCSFYDTEAAAVKDLSAGRQVTIKGVCTGKLMDVVLNKCSIVQ